A genomic stretch from Colwellia sp. Arc7-635 includes:
- a CDS encoding peptidase U32 family protein, whose amino-acid sequence MELLCPAGNLPALKTAIDSGADAVYIGMKDDTNARHFAGLNFNDGKLAKAADYVHQHGKKLHVAINTFAHPGGEDRWRTAVDNAVAIGCDALIIADLGILDYAATKYPDVERHVSVQASTTNLEAIKFFKNNFDVERVVLPRVLSVQQVRQLAKNSPVKLEVFAFGSLCIMSEGRCYLSSYMTGESPNTAGACSPAKYVRWQDTEQGLESRLNNVLIDRYQSDENAGYPTLCKGRFEVDNNVYHALEEPTSLNTLALIPELANMGIVSVKIEGRQRSPAYVEQVTKTWRMALDRFAQSPDKYDVEQAWMNTLANLSEGSQTTLGAYHRKWQ is encoded by the coding sequence ATGGAACTTTTGTGTCCGGCAGGTAATCTACCTGCCTTAAAAACAGCAATCGATAGCGGTGCTGATGCGGTTTACATTGGTATGAAAGATGATACCAATGCACGCCATTTTGCAGGTCTTAATTTCAATGATGGCAAATTGGCTAAAGCGGCTGATTACGTACATCAACACGGGAAAAAACTGCATGTGGCGATAAATACTTTTGCTCACCCCGGAGGCGAAGATCGCTGGCGAACAGCAGTTGATAATGCTGTTGCGATAGGCTGTGATGCTTTGATCATCGCCGATTTAGGTATTTTAGATTATGCCGCAACGAAATATCCTGATGTTGAACGCCATGTCTCTGTGCAAGCCTCGACGACAAATTTAGAAGCGATTAAGTTTTTCAAAAATAATTTTGATGTTGAACGCGTAGTATTGCCACGAGTATTGTCAGTGCAACAAGTACGACAATTAGCCAAAAACAGTCCGGTAAAACTTGAAGTTTTTGCATTTGGTAGCCTTTGTATTATGTCTGAAGGTCGCTGCTATTTATCATCGTACATGACTGGTGAATCGCCAAATACTGCAGGAGCATGCTCACCAGCAAAGTACGTTCGCTGGCAAGATACCGAACAAGGTTTGGAAAGTCGTTTAAATAACGTGTTGATTGATCGCTACCAAAGTGACGAAAACGCCGGTTATCCCACCTTATGCAAAGGCCGTTTTGAGGTCGACAATAATGTTTATCACGCCTTAGAAGAGCCAACGAGTTTAAATACCTTAGCGTTGATCCCTGAACTAGCCAATATGGGCATAGTGTCGGTGAAAATAGAAGGGCGTCAACGTAGCCCCGCGTATGTTGAGCAAGTAACTAAAACTTGGCGTATGGCGCTCGACAGATTTGCACAATCACCTGATAAATATGACGTTGAGCAAGCGTGGATGAATACGCTCGCTAATCTCTCAGAAGGTAGTCAAACCACATTAGGTGCTTATCATCGCAAGTGGCAGTGA
- a CDS encoding SCP2 sterol-binding domain-containing protein, translating into MSKQITRPDISKLSRFIDLKKIPFSVRRSALSLLPKILKPSLRLLPFQVQKSWLIPALHTVFKEAIDDGDFEFLTDKWLKISITDIDLHWWLSFQGDSLIMASPKQAPQEDVHFSASGDDLLLIAGRKQDPDTLFFQRRLHIEGDTELGLAVKNLIDAIDVEQLPSNIHKVIDTLAEVVEQTHQEIKFSAQ; encoded by the coding sequence TTGAGTAAACAAATCACTAGACCCGACATTAGCAAGCTATCTCGTTTTATCGACTTGAAAAAAATTCCCTTTAGCGTTCGCCGTAGTGCCTTATCGCTACTACCAAAAATATTAAAACCTAGCTTACGCTTATTGCCTTTTCAGGTGCAAAAGTCATGGCTTATTCCGGCATTACATACGGTATTTAAAGAAGCGATTGATGACGGTGATTTTGAATTTTTAACTGACAAATGGCTAAAAATATCAATTACTGATATTGACCTGCATTGGTGGTTAAGCTTTCAAGGCGATAGCTTAATTATGGCGTCACCAAAACAAGCACCACAAGAAGATGTTCATTTTAGTGCCTCAGGCGATGACCTATTATTAATTGCTGGTCGCAAGCAAGACCCTGACACATTGTTCTTTCAACGCCGATTGCACATCGAGGGTGATACCGAGCTAGGCTTAGCCGTAAAAAACCTAATTGATGCTATTGATGTTGAGCAACTGCCTAGCAATATACATAAAGTCATCGACACCTTGGCTGAAGTAGTTGAACAAACACATCAAGAAATAAAGTTTTCGGCTCAATAA
- a CDS encoding DUF922 domain-containing protein, translating to MKVLLLISIFLSFYSSAETKVVESTLFYEVAPASKGSLLETVNSASPIRENGDVFHGYTKYEINWRFWWKSNNKQCVFTKVETTLKLKYTMPQLRSSKSDVKVVWSNWYPNLEIHEKGHGKLAKDTAYKIDKNLLSLGPKANCNLLEKAGNKLAHKLIGELKKSSKQYDLNTNHGETQNAWLYLHL from the coding sequence GTGAAAGTATTACTATTAATATCTATCTTCTTGTCATTCTATTCAAGTGCAGAAACTAAAGTTGTAGAAAGTACCTTATTTTATGAGGTAGCCCCAGCATCTAAGGGGAGCTTACTGGAAACTGTGAATAGCGCTTCACCAATCAGAGAAAATGGTGATGTTTTTCATGGTTACACTAAATACGAAATTAATTGGCGATTTTGGTGGAAGTCTAATAATAAACAATGTGTTTTTACTAAAGTCGAAACAACACTAAAGCTAAAATATACAATGCCTCAGCTTAGGTCTTCAAAGTCAGACGTTAAAGTTGTTTGGTCTAATTGGTATCCAAATTTGGAGATACATGAGAAAGGACATGGTAAGTTAGCGAAAGATACAGCATATAAAATCGATAAAAATTTACTTTCTCTTGGTCCTAAAGCTAATTGTAATTTATTAGAAAAAGCGGGAAATAAATTGGCTCATAAATTAATAGGTGAGTTAAAAAAATCTAGTAAGCAGTATGACCTCAACACCAATCATGGTGAGACTCAAAATGCTTGGCTATATTTGCATTTGTAG